The genomic region CTGCATTAACCAGGGGGGGTTTGagtcttttttgttttacattactcaatcataaacttttcccacatttttttgattgattgaCTTTCAAGAAACATGATCAAAGATCAACTAATTATTTGTATGAATTGTGATTGGAaagttttgaataaaaatggAACATTATTTGGCAACTGAGAAAAAATGTTTTGTTGGAAGGATGCgtgtgctttttttttttttttttttcagaagaGAGGGTTTTGGTGGGGTTAACATGATCTTGCTTACGATCTTTCCATTTTGTTGTTTCGATGAAGATTTATTAGGTtaaacaactttttttttttgaggggggggggggggNCGATCTTTCCATTTTGTTGTTTCGATGAAGATTTATTAGGTtaaacaacttttttttttgagggggggggggggggggaggtAAGCACATCTTAGTTGATTATTTTATACCCCTAAATATGATTAAGCCTCCACTTTTAATGGCCCTACTAGTTGTATTAGATCATTTTTTGTTGACTAAAATAGACCCataaatgatttcaaatttcatcaCCAAGGATAGTGCCGAATTAGGGCTTGTTTGGGAACTATATCATCTGTTGATTAAATTCACATGTTGACAGTGATAGAGATGGAGATGAAGCTTCTAAGAGTCTTTTAGAGTTTCTATGGCTATGATTTGATTTCATGTggactatatatatatatatgttcatGATGACCAACTTAAAAGAAGATAGGCATGGGGTGCCTTTGTAACCATTTAGTGGTATTCAAGCCTTCCAAtgttcttcttccattaaGTTATTATACATCCAACAAAAACAGTGTGCTTAGGTAAAGTAagcataaataattaaataaaacaaagctGACTTTGAGAGTCTTGAATGGAtgctttaaataatttacaagTGAAGCGAAGTGAGGTGAGGTAGATCCCTTGAGATCCTCATTActattttctattttgctCCACAAAATTGTGCCTTTTCCCCCCCTTCCTTCAAACCCATACAAATATCCCCACTAGGAAGAAAATGTTCAACTTTTTTTGGCcattaatcaataaaattattaaacatgAACATGATAGGCATATAGCTTAAATTTTTCTATATGGTTTATACATCTTTCTATCCTtctaagtatttttttttttgaattaaaatttttcatcattaaagaATATTTAATCGTGTCGTAATCAGattgtttaattatatatttatattttcttaaagaGGCCCACATGGTAGGTCTTGTTCCAAAGAAGCCCATATTATTGGCTGGTTTGGGCTTTGGGAACTACCTTTCAGGGGCCCCATCCCACCCCATGTAAGGGTACAAtacaataatcaaaattaaaaatcctttCTCTATCTGTGGTTTGTCTTGGCTACAAGGCACTAGCACAATAGGCTAAAGGCCAAAGCCGAGGCCAGTTGCGTTCCCACTTGAGAGGGACTAAGGAATGTTACTATATTTAGCATCAACTTTTAATCTCAAACTGCTATTGTTTTTTAGCTGTAAATAACATACACCTCTCCTTGCGCCACTTCCTTCTATATTGGAGAATAGGTCTCTAGGCCTTTATGCCTcccctttcttcttcttttaataGATGCTACTGTACCTGTATCAATGATCATGCACTTTAAACTTTCGGCTCTTCCTGAGCCTTTCCCCATTGCAATTTTTCACATACTTTTTAGCTACTTCCATACGGTTACAGCATTCTTTTCTGTTCTCTTTTTACactcatatatactatattaATAGATTGCAGCATCTTTTGCTTATAGATGATTTCCAGGTAATTTGATCAAAGGGATTCAAATATGTTGAAGGATTCTTAATTTGAGGATGaaaattgtatgaaaatttcttcattttataaaagaaaagtataCTCCGACCACTTGAGGTGtgaatattttcctttccttttgttatttaattagGTTGCACTccttttagatgatgtttttAGTGTGTTAAAACCAAGGAAAAACAGTGAGACATGAGTTGATGGTTTCCCTTTACTGctgttatgtttttttatagtATGTGccttatgtttttttatagtATGTGCCTTTTCTAACACTTGCTGTAAAGGAAGACTGGGTGTTCTcagcttttttttctttattttaccTTGCAAGAATTTTCCCAAGTGACACATCAAGCAGGAGAAAAAACAAGCAATAATCTCATCAACTAACCTTTAAAGTCGTGCAGATGTCACTATACAGACGTCGGGGAAAAGGGGCAGCAGCAAGATACAAATCTTCTCAAGGCCTCTAAAGAACATATGGTTCCTGCTCACCAAATTATTAGGCAGAGGCTTTCATTTAAGACCCTGATTTATGCTGCTGCAATATCAAGTGCCAAGGGCTCCCTTCCATGTGTCCTCAGCCCTCTAAGTGGCTTAGAAAATTTCAGAAGCATCTTTCAGGGTTGGGACATTTACACAAAAGGGGTCCAACTCAATCACCCAAACCCTGGCCTAATTATTAAGCACAGCCAAAATctacaaaaatttaatcaGGCTGAAGATAGAAATCAAGTTCagtcaaaaaatttgaaaaaagaaaaaagaaaaaagaggagTCCAACagctattttctttttctttctccacaTACATCAGGACATGATAAAGTTAACAAATTGAATTTGCTTACTGATTTTGACAACCAGGGTTTGGGAGACAAGCATTGCACCGGTAATCAAAGGTTTTGAATTAATAATTCCTTTGCAAACATTACTACTACTTGTGGTAAAGGAACTTGTGATAAAATCCAGCCATGACTTTTCAATGCATTCATGAGACAACGCCCCCAAGAGTCCAAGTTGTCGAAAATGGAATTTTTTAAAGCAAtgtatagagagagagagggacgATACTGTGCAGACGTAAGGCAAACCATGAGAAGGACAGGCTGCTGCTGCTGTTTGATTGCATTCTTCAAGCAGTACTAGTTGTTGTTTAGAGCAAATATCTTATCCTATACGTGGTGAATCCGTCCTTACATTGAAAGATATTGCCAGGAAAAGAATCCTGTGgttaatttcaacattttaaatttttttttgtttgacgAGATGTTTCAGTTGCTCACAGGCGTTCATGAAACGATCAGGATTCACGTCAGGAGCGAAAACAAGCGGTGTTAGCATATATAGCAGTCCCTCCCTTTTTGCATGATACAAGCCCCCTCGATGTCCCTACCCCTCTCCGTACACAGATATGTATGACATTGTAAGGAAAAGGCCCACCCGCCCGGCCTTAATCTGGAGCCTCCCCCAGCAGGTGACAATTTGTCTATTAGGGAACGTATGCTTGCTGGACTGCAAAATCGATGGCAagtccattttttttttaattcgaCAATATATATTCTCAAGCTGTGGATTTTGCAGACCGACAGTATTGAGATAACGTGACGTCAATTCCAAAGGCATACAATCTTTTTTAACTTTGCTTTTACTATCGAAATACTCCATGTAAAACTGAATTCCATTCATATGTTTCAACCAATAGGAGGATGAGACATCCCAGGGGGCAAGGATCTCATCATAATGGTATTGTTTTCCCCATTTATAAATGGAGAAAtttcgtatatatatatgttgtagttgttttcatacatatttttcaGGACGTTGCTGCTGGTTGAAAACGTGTGTCGTCGAATTAGCACAAACATGACATCTCAAATTGAAGAATGTTGGTCCCCCTTGGGTTATAATTGGATTTTGAACATGGAAgcaatcaaaaacaaaagggaATATATGAGATACATGCATGGGTCAACGCTCTTAAAACCCCGAGAAACTAaatcaaaaacataaaagctTGATCAATGTGTTGCCACATCACACTAACTGGTGCACCTGCAACATTAACTGGAAGTTTCTTTTCCTTATACGGCATATTGCCGGACGTTTCGAATCCCATAAAACTAACAAACCAAAATCAAGTTTCCATAGCCATCCCATTCCTTATTCAAGAAACATATTGAACACTTGAAAAAGACTCATTAGCCatgtttagttaaattttggACCATGGAAAATCATCCTATGGAATCTTAGGtatacaaatttttaatttgttgtcTGCTGCATGTGGAATTCATGAGCTGTGACAAAAATATAACCAAAAGATTTCAGAGACACTGAAAAGAATCAAAGGCGTACGGCTTCGTCAAGCATCCATATATTTTCCAATCTGCTACTCACCTACTCCCAGCTTTCACATTAAATTTCTTGGGGTTTGTTTCTCATCAtatcaaacaaaatgaaaactaaaaaaaaagacacaTAAACATGAATAAATGCAATGAATGAgtataaagaaagaaaagaagacaTATTTGCTGTTGTTATACACATTTATTTCGCCGTGATGATGGGGGTGACTGAGACAAAGTCAGGAGATCACAACGGTAATTAAGTTTGACTGGGATGCTCAAAAGGGtttttctatttccttttttaCCTGGTTCCAAGTGATTGGATGGTGGGTCAAAAACTAGATACTCTTATCGGATTTTGGAGCAATGTGTGGGTGTGTTATCTTCTGTGGGTTTTAGAGCATTTTGATTGATTGGAAATGTGAAAAGACTCAAGTTTGCCAGATGAATTTGCTGGTCTTGATTCTTCTTTTCAttgattcttcttttcttcaaacatcatgtgattttttattttattgtttgcCTACTTTGCTAACCAGGGCTATGAAACAATGCCCTATATGTGtagatcttttttttttcccattttttaataataagatAAGTTTATATTGTTTGTTTCGAAGATATGGTTCGAATGTTGTTTGTTTGCTTCAATTCCTTCACCCCCATGAGTGAAAAAACctccaaaaaggaaaaaaaaaatagttaccAAGAATTTTGGGAGGTAAAAACTTTTCATggtttttttcaaaaaataattcgattaattaactaaaaataaatatataattattgatttgaaTCTACTGTCAGTGCTACAGTAACATTTCAGCATGACTATAAGCTCTCAAGCACCTAACTTAGAAAGCATAGAGTATACCCTTTTTGGCAGAAACCCCAACCTTTTACTTGTTATATTAGTATTTTTCCTCAATCCGAGGAGCTGCAATCCTTCTagatattaaagaaaaaaatgtttaaagtATAGGATAGAGAGATATGTAgccatttattttcttgtatttttaaataataattttcgtataattaattaacatatGATTCTAAGAATGTCAAATTGAATCTGTAATCTTAATGGACGGTATTAGATTAAAATAGCATTACAATCTGCCACCGGACATCATGTTGCACTCTTATCAAGTAGtactatataatttttttttttggggttgAAAAGTACAATGTTTTTGTGTATGCAAAAATATGGCAGCAATAATTGTTgatcaaaaagttaaaaaaaaacaaaggaaaacaatAGTTTAATGAAAGTCAACTGATCAACTTGACAGGAAGAGACaataataagaattaaaagtttaaactTCATCATATGCTCAAATATTCATCTTGTACTTTATAGccatataaattattttctttttaaattctttcaatcctttttttattttatgctgAAAAgcatttcaaattatttatcttttagaTACTTGAGtatttaacttattaattGATACATTATCCCTTATTTAAAGTGTAAAATTTGAATCTCTCACTCCCAAGTACAACCTCACGAAGAGCgaacttaatatatatatatatatataattgttaaaattttgagcTTATATGTCTTTGATTTATCTTTTAATCACAttgtaagaaaaataaattcattcgTAGACAGAttgataaaaattgaaaagttgtatataaataaatttttttatttatattttttgaatttttattttgatacataacttttactctattttcttaataaaatctcgatttataataaaaaaaagcaatTTTGGAAGTATTCATATCATATTGAATACGATTTTCAGACTATAGGcaaaaaaagcaaagaaatttaaaaaaaagaggaaaatttATGGTTGGAGGGACAGTTAGTTACGTGACCGATGAGTGAGGAAATGATTACCTTGCAGAGAGGTAGTTAATAACCAGCTAAGTTTGTCATGTCTACGGGGGTGGCCCTCTGTCGCCCAAGTAATATGCCACCCATTTGGGCTTCATTTTCTTCGAATTGTTCGCTGATATTTTCCAATGATCAGACCTGCGGGCTCAGCTCACTCTCACTTTGACGTGTTCTGCAACAGCTGAATCTCTCTCTCTGCTTCCCATTCCTCATTTTAACAGCTGTTAATCAATGCACTTTTGCCATGCTGAATCTTTCAACAATCCCATGTGTCTAAAGGGTAAAAGCTACATTGATTCAAAACCATTTTGTACTAGGAACTCTCAATCCAAAACAGCAGGAAGAAACCATTTTAACCTTTGGTTTAAACTCCACCACCTTTAACTTgtcttaaatattaaaatcatcaCCATCATGAAATTAAATACTATGATTAATATGTAGATTTTGTTGAAATGATCAAATCAAATCCTTAATGGGGGTCTAGTATGTTTCAAATTCTTGCCACCCTGTTGGCAGAGAAAAACATCAGCAGGAGGCCTTGGACATTGGTAGGTCCTCCACTGCAAACATGCAACCAACCTCAAATATTCTGTGTTGGTCCCGTTGTCACTGCCTGCTACAATCACCATTAGGGACTACTGCCACTGATCGGATCCGCGCCACATTAACCTTCATTACCGCCCCACCACCATGGCACTCTGCCTTCTCTGACCCGTCACTGTAACCAGCACCACCATGCTATATACACTAACTGATTTCCATTATAGTGTAAGATCATCACTTCATCAGTTTACCATCTGAGAATGACAAGCAGAATCCGATTTCATTTTCATACGCAGTGGACAACCCAAATTGAGTTTGGAGCATTGAAACATTCATATAACATCGCCATTTTCttgggaaaaaaagaaagacaagaaaagaaagctaGCCCTGTGAAACAGCGGAAAATCaaactgaaaaattgatgaGGGGGGCAAGCTATGTGCATAACTGAACCAAATGCGCATGCATTGAACTCacttttgggttttttttttttttttcacttgaacGTCTTTAATCTAACCTTCCATGATTATACAATCGCCCCTAGAATCAAAAAATATCCTACTAGTAATAGTCCAAATTGAAGACCATTGGATGTGGAGGACATCTTGGCTACAATTCAAAATCCACCAGCCCCCAAGTTGGTCCGGTCCAACCCATGATTGCCAATGCCAACAATAATCAAACCTCCGAATCCTGTGAGAATCGTACCAACAATCTTCTAGATTAATGACTGTTTAACTTATCCTAATTAGGATTATAAATTTAGGGATTTTGTGAAAAGAAGGGAAGTCCATTAAggattatttcttttttactaaGCCACACCAAATGAGGTCTCTAAGTATCTACTATGACAGACAGAGTGACGTCGCGATGGTGTGTTGcagtaaatatatttagttTACATTCcccctccttttttttttttaattaaatgtccccacaaaaaattctttttgctCTTCTTTACCACTTAAACTTCATTCCCCTCAGGATGAATTCCTCGCAAACGgaaggaatatatatatatatagagagagctATAGACATATCaccatctctctctctctctctctttgtttcattcttttattctccctctctctctatGTTGAATGCTGATTAAGCCCCGTACTTCTTGCTCATCTTCCGCTCAACCCTTCATAGGACATATACAGAGAGATTCAAACAACTCATTCACACAAGAGGATAAGACCCTCTTAATCCACTCCAATATTTAAGGGAAGAATTCCCTCACAAAAAAAACCTAATCTTTCTTTAGATAAGAGAGAAATTTATCACTAAATCTCGGCCTAATCTCCCAGAACTCAGTCCCCCTCCACTCACTCTGTGCTACAACAAACACCACGTTTTTTCCTGTTAATATGGTTTCTCTTCAGTTTTGCCTTTTCTCTTGAACTCGACAACCAggtttttttttggctttggAAACTCATCAAAACCTCAAcctcaaaattaagctcaGCTGTAGCTATTAGTTGTATAGCTACGTATAGCTAACAAAAGGGCTACGTACGTATAGTGGTATAAAAAGTTGTCTGAAATTGGCGCTGTTCATGGACTGCTTGAGAGAAATAGAAGGCAAACAAGCTCATGATCCCATGTTCATTGAGAAGATGAACAAGTCGTCCAAGCCGCGTTGCATAATGGTTCCAGGGCCAGTAATCGTTGGTGCAGGGCCTTCGGGTCTAGCCACAGCCGCTTGTCTGAAAGAGAAAGGTGTTCCAAGTGTGGTCTTAGAGAGATCTAACTGCATAGCATCTTTGTGGCAACTCAAGACATATAATCGTCTACGCCTTCACTTGCCAAAGCAGTTTTGCGAACTTCCGTTGATGGGATTCCCTAGTGATTTCCCTACTTACCCTACTAAGCAACAATTTGTGGACTACTTGGAAGCATATGCAAGGAGGTTCGATATTAGGCCACGGTTCAATGAGACCGTTTCACAAGCTGAGTACGATGACAAGCTCAAGTTTTGGCGCGTGAGGAGTTCTGATTTGAAGGGGAAGAAGGTGGAATATGTGTGCTGGTGGCTGGTGGTGGCGACAGGAGAGAATGCGGAGGCGATGGTGCCGGCGATCGAAGGAAGGGCAGAATTTGATGGGGACATAAGGCATACAAGTTCTTATAAAAGTGGAGAGGAGTTCCGAGGAAAAAAGGTTTTGGTGGTGGGGTGTGGGAATTCAGGAATGGAGGTGTGTTTGGATCTTTGCAATCATAATGCTAGGCCTTCACTCGTGGTCAGAGACACAGTAAGAACTCTAAACCATGGCGCCTCCCccctgtctctctctcttgctcctttttcttttttaatttctctttccCTCTAAACATTAAAGCAAAAATCCCCCACTAAAGGATttctattaaatttttttggattGTTTTATGATAAAGGTCGTTGGAAGAAAAAAGGGTTCTCAAGCTGTCCCCTCAGGTTTTAGAATTCTTGAtttgagaaggaaaaaaaaaaggtagttTTGATTGAAcaagtttttcaatttttaattttctttttcccctcTAAATTTGCTTATACATTGGGCAAAAACCCAGATggattttcatttgttttcctaatttattagtattaaagaaagcaataaaataataaacagTATTGCTTAGTAACTATAGTCAAATAAAACCATCATctgaaaaaggaaaacggtAACATGATTTTTCGTTGTCTAAATCTTT from Theobroma cacao cultivar B97-61/B2 chromosome 9, Criollo_cocoa_genome_V2, whole genome shotgun sequence harbors:
- the LOC18587919 gene encoding indole-3-pyruvate monooxygenase YUCCA6, with the translated sequence MDCLREIEGKQAHDPMFIEKMNKSSKPRCIMVPGPVIVGAGPSGLATAACLKEKGVPSVVLERSNCIASLWQLKTYNRLRLHLPKQFCELPLMGFPSDFPTYPTKQQFVDYLEAYARRFDIRPRFNETVSQAEYDDKLKFWRVRSSDLKGKKVEYVCWWLVVATGENAEAMVPAIEGRAEFDGDIRHTSSYKSGEEFRGKKVLVVGCGNSGMEVCLDLCNHNARPSLVVRDTVHVLPREMLGRSTFGLSMWLLRWLPMRLVDRFLLIVSWLMLGDTARFGLDRPRLGPLELKNLSGKTPVLDVGTLAKIKSGDIKVCPSIKRLKRHAVEFENGKTENFDAIILATGYKSNVPSWLKETNMFSEKDGYPRKPFPNGWKGECGLYAVGFTKRGLLGTSMDAKRIAEDIERCWKAEAKQGQR